One stretch of Vulpes lagopus strain Blue_001 chromosome X, ASM1834538v1, whole genome shotgun sequence DNA includes these proteins:
- the LOC121483314 gene encoding ferritin heavy chain-like — MATAPISQVRQNYHPDCEAAINSQISLELYASYVYQSMAFYFDRHDVALRNFARFFQRQAREETQHAEMLMELQNQRGGRIRLRDIKKPDRDDWESGLRAMECALHLEKSVSQSLLDLQQLATDRNDAQLCGFLDAHYLREQVKAIEELGGHVTSLCNMGAPEAGLAEYLFDRLTLRDSHKDN, encoded by the coding sequence ATGGCCACCGCGCCCATCTCCCAGGTCCGCCAGAACTACCACCCCGACTGCGAGGCCGCCATCAACAGCCAGATCAGCCTGGAGCTGTACGCCTCCTACGTCTACCAGTCCATGGCCTTCTACTTCGACCGCCACGACGTGGCCCTGAGGAACTTCGCCCGCTTCTTCCAGCGCCAGGCCCGCGAGGAGACCCAGCACGCCGAGATGCTGATGGAGCTGCAGAACCAGCGCGGGGGCCGCATCCGTCTGCGCGACATCAAGAAGCCCGACCGCGACGACTGGGAGAGCGGCCTGAGGGCCATGGAGTGCGCCCTGCACCTGGAGAAGAGCGTCAGCCAGAGCCTGCTCGACCTGCAGCAGCTGGCCACCGACAGGAACGACGCCCAGCTCTGCGGCTTCCTGGACGCCCACTACCTCCGCGAGCAAGTCAAGGCCATCGAAGAGCTGGGAGGCCACGTCACCAGCCTCTGCAACATGGGGGCCCCGGAAGCCGGCCTGGCTGAGTACCTGTTCGACAGGCTCACCCTGCGCGACAGCCACAAAGACAACTGA